The Marinilabiliales bacterium sequence TTGATGAGATACATTACAATAAGTTAACCGGGATCGATGCCTGCAATGTTTTTGTAATTCCCTCCGAAATTGCCGGTATTGTTCACAGGTCATACGGCAATGTAAAATACTTTCACCAGGTTACACCCTTTATTGAGAACGGTCTGGTGGCACACGGGGGCAAGGGAACCCGGAAAACCGTAATGGCTGGCATTTATGGCAAATATGTCGATATAGCTGTAACAGAAGGAGAAAAGCTGCTTCTGTGCAACACCTTTCCCTGGAAAGATGATGCCGATCTGGTCTATTTCATCCTTTATGTTTATGACCAGCTTAAACTCAGCGGAGAGGATATTCCCCTTGTAATTTCGGGAGAGATGAAAAAGGAATCAGATGTTTACGGCATGCTCCGCTCCTATATAAGGAATACGGCGTTTGAAAAGCGCAACGATCATTTTATATACAGCTATACATTCAATGATGTTGAAGCACATTGGTTTGCGAACCTGTTCAACCTGAGGTTGTGCGTATAATAAGCGGTATATACAAGGGGAAGCGGCTCTATCCGGGAAAGAATTTCAGGGCAAGACCCACCACAGATTTTGCCAAGGAGAACCTGTTCAATGTGATTGCCAACTATTTTGATTTTGGCGGACTTCATGTCCTCGACCTTTTCAGCGGTACGGGCAGCATTGCTTATGAGTTTGCATCACGCGGTTCAATGTCAGTCGATTCGGTCGAGATCAACTCAAAGTACCATGCTTTTATTCACAGGACATCAAAGGAGCTTCAGTTTGACCAGGTGACCGCCATACGTACCGATGCTTTCAGGTTTTTGAAGCACACCGATCGCGAATACGACATCATCTTTGCC is a genomic window containing:
- a CDS encoding DUF3822 family protein, which produces MEIVLIDETFDINQTGNYSISIQAGPDGYAFSVLDPLRNKYILLKHIPFEGGLSAGLLEDRIAGIHKNDEFLARDYKSVLFSWQCPWYTLIPGPLFQKDKLRAYFEFNQHLEELDEIHYNKLTGIDACNVFVIPSEIAGIVHRSYGNVKYFHQVTPFIENGLVAHGGKGTRKTVMAGIYGKYVDIAVTEGEKLLLCNTFPWKDDADLVYFILYVYDQLKLSGEDIPLVISGEMKKESDVYGMLRSYIRNTAFEKRNDHFIYSYTFNDVEAHWFANLFNLRLCV
- a CDS encoding methyltransferase domain-containing protein, translating into MRIISGIYKGKRLYPGKNFRARPTTDFAKENLFNVIANYFDFGGLHVLDLFSGTGSIAYEFASRGSMSVDSVEINSKYHAFIHRTSKELQFDQVTAIRTDAFRFLKHTDREYDIIFADPPFDLNDIDQIPHIVFSRNLLKPGGWFILEHGKDHDFSLLPQFRELRKYGSVHFSVFENK